The DNA window TTTCATTTCAGCGCGAGGATCGCCGAGGGCCTAAAGAATTCTTGTCACCAGATTGTCCAGCCGGGAGTTCTCCCGATAGGACAATCGCACCACAACGGCACCTAAGACGCCAGTGACGGCTCCGCCGATCACGTCGGTCAGGTAGTGGGTGCCTATGTAAATTCTCGACCAGCAGATCAGGAACGCCATGATGGAAAGCACAATCGTCCGGCGCGGCAGACCCTGCATTGCGAAGGCCGCAACAATCGCAACGGTGGCTGTTGCGTGATCGGAGGGGAAAGACCAGTCAGCGCTTGGCGAAATAAAAAGGTGCGTCACGCCGGCATCGTAGGGCCGTATCCGGTGGGCGAACAGAAGAATGAACTGGTTGATCGCAAGACCGAGCAGGAACGCCAAGCCGGCCGACAAGGCAGCATGGCGCACATGGTAGCGGTCGGCCTTTACCCACCATTGCAGGGCAACGCCCAGCACCATCAGCGGAACGCCGATTTGTGAGGCGGCGATCATTGCCTTATCAAGAAAAGGGCTGATCCCGGCTGCCGCGTTGATCCAGTGGGTTAGAGCTGCATCCATCGTTTCTCGTTTCCGCTGTTGTCGATCGCGAGGTGAATTTTGTGAAAGCAGTCGACGAACGCCGCATCCATCAGATTTTCGAGGTCAGCATCTGGCTCAAAGGGGCGCATGCCCTGATCGAATGCGTCGGCGGAATCCTGCTTTATGTCGTCACCACCGACGCCATTGCCTCCTGGGTCAATACATTCACCCAGGAGGAATTGATCGAAGATCCGAACGATTTCATAGCTGGCTATCTGTCGCAGATGGCAAGCCATTTTTCGATCGCCAGCAAGGAGTTCTACGCCTTCTACCTGCTAAGCCACGGCCTGATAAAGCTGCTGCTGGTTGTCGGGCTTCTGAGAGGCAAGCTGTGGTCGTATCCGGCTTCGCTCGCGGCGTTGGGTGCCTTCATGGTCTACCAAGTCTACCGTTACTCTTACACCCATTCATTCGGCCTGCTTGTCCTGACCGTCTTCGATGCGCTCGTCATGGTGCTGATCTGGGACGAATGGAAGTTCGTGCGACAGCAAAAGCCCACGTAACTGGGGAATTATCGGCCGCGCCTCTGCTCAATCCACTGGACCCCAGACCAGCACAGGATGGCCCAGGCTGAACCGACGCACCAACCGGCGAGCACATCGGAGGGGTAGTGCACGCCGAGATAGAGGCGGCTCAACCCGACCATGACGGTTAGGAATACCGCGAGTGAAACGAAATACCCTTTTACGCGGGGGTCCGGGTTCGCTTTTGCCAGCAGCGCGCCAAGGGTCAGGAAAGTAACTGCCGAAAGCATCGCGTGCCCGCTCGGAAAGCTCGCGGTGAAAACTCTTGCGGAGTGCGCAATATCGGGCCTTTGGCGATCAAAGGCGATTTTGAGAAGTGTGCTGATGGCCTCTCCGCCGGCCACGGCGGCCGCAACCAGCACGGCATATCGTCGCTTTCCCGCTATCAGCAGATATCCCACTGCGGCGACCGAGACGAAGCCCAGGAAAACAAAGCTGCCTAGGGACGTAACGTCGCGCCCCATTTCTTCTAGCCAAGGCGGACCAATTGGATTCGTCGCATCCCCGGCAGTGCGGAACGCCATAAGCACTGCCTGGTCGAAACCGCTCGTGTCGCCCTCTGAGACTTCTTCAGCCAGGAGGCCGAATCCGAGGATCAGGCCGCCGGCGACGAGCAGTGAGGCTATCATCCACATGGCGTCGCTTTGAAAACCATGCAGAAAGCGGCTGGGCGAGGAGGGTGACTTAATCGCCATGCGTCTATGATCGACCTATTTTGTAGAGGTCACAAGCGCGACGACTCGGCGAGAGTTTCCTATAGCTGACGTCGGCAGCAAACGGTGCCGGAGGCACAGGCGACCGCCAGGATCACCGTCCCGCACAGCCCATTTCACTGCACCAAGCCTTCTCCAGCCAACCCTGTGGCGCCGCGCCCATGTCGTGGCCTGCGTGATCGCCCATGCCGGCATCCATGCCGGGCATGTCGTCCATCTTCATTTGCGCGACTGCGCGCGGGGCTCGCAAGAACCGTCGCGAGACCTGCCGCCAGAAAGCCGCGTCGATGCATCTTTCGTCTCCTACGTCTCGCAGTGACGCTAAAGGTTCCAGCGGCCGGAAGGTCAAGGTCAAGCGTTGTTTGGTCACGGTGGCAAAGTCACCAACCAGAGGTCACTTCCAAATCGCTTGACGGTATCCCCCAGGGAGGATACCAAGCGGACATGTCCCAAGGCATTCACCATTCGCATCCCGCTATCGTAAAGCGCCTGAAGCGCGCGCAAGGCCACCTCGCGGCGGTGCTGTCGATGTTCGAGGCGCATCGTCCCTGCGTTGACCTGGCGCACCAACTCCACGCCGTGGAAAGCGCTATCAGCAGCGCAAAGCGCGAACTGATCCACGATCACATCGAGCATTGCCTGACGGAAACCGCAGAGTCGGGCGGCAATTCCCTGGCAGAACTCAAGCAACTGGCGAAATACCTGTGAGCAGTCTCGGGGCGCGCATTCTCGACTGGTTTGGCTTCGGGTCGCATGATCACCCCGCGCATGGTCACGACCATGGCAGCGGACCGCATGGGCATACTCATGGTGTCATAGACGCAACGATAGCGACGACCGACCGGGGCATCTGGGCCATAAAATGGTCGTTCGTCATCCTGGCAATCACGGCGGCATTGCAGATGGTCGTGGTGGTGCTGTCGGGCAGCGTGGCACTGCTGGCCGACACGATCCACAACATCGGCGACGCCACAACCGCCATTCCGTTGTGGATCGCGTTCATGCTGGCGCGGCGCAAGCCTACCAAGACCTTCACCTACGGCCTTGGCAGGGTTGAGGATCTGGCCGGGATCATCATCGTCCTCATCATCCTGTTCAGTGCCATTGTTGCTGGCTACCAGGCCATTGAGCGGCTGATAAACCCGCAAGTGGTGACGCATCTTGGCTGGCTGACGGCGGCAGGTATCGTCGGCTTTCTCGGCAACGAGGTGGTCGCCGTGTTCCGCATCCGCGTCGGCCGCGAAATCAACAGCGCGGCACTTATCGCCGACGGCTACCATGCCCGTACCGATGGGCTTACCAGCCTTGCCGTTGTCGCCGGAGCCGTCGGCGTCTGGCTCGGCTTCCCGCTGGCCGACCCGATCGTCGGACTGCTCATCACGATTGCCATTTTCGGCATCGTCTGGCAGTCGGCGCGCTCTGTTCTCACCCGCATGCTGGACGGCATCGAGCCGGGCGTGATGGACGAAATCCAGCACGCAGCCGCGCATGTGCCGGGAGCGCATATCATCGACGCCAAGGCGCGCTGGATCGGTCACAAACTCCACGCCGACATTGCCATCGCCGCAAACGAAACCATGCCGCTATCCGAGGCAAACAAGATTTCGGTGGCGCTCGAAGACGAGCTCTTTGGGCACATGCCAGCGCTCGCGGCGGCAAACATCCGGTTTTCAACCGAACACGAAGAGCACGATCATCCGCACCCCCCATGAACACGCTCTGGGTGAACATGACGGTCACAGGCACTGACGGTCGCTCCGGACCGGCTCGCTTCTGCTAGTCTCAGCGGATGTTCCAAACGCTTGTCAAGTTTCAACGCACGATCTACCTGACGCTCGGCGGGCAGATCAAACTGCTGTCGGCTGGCGGCGACTGGCTAGCGTTCATGGCCTTCCTACCAATGGGCGTGCTGTTCGGTGCGGCGCACGCCCTGACGCCAGGGCACAGCAAGGCGGTCTTGGCGACCTATCTTGCCGGATCGGAAGCAAGGATTTTGCGCGGGCTTCTGGTGTCGCTAACACTCTCGTTTACGCACGTAACGATTGCCGTCTTAATCGCGGTTCTCTTGCTGCCATTGGTCTCCATTGCGTTAGGCAGCGTCGGCCGCGCTCCGCTTTTGGAAGATGTCAGTCGCGGACTGCTCGGCCTGATCGGCGCCTGGATGATCTGGCGGGCGCTCAGCCTCGGTCATCACCACAGACATGAAGGCGAGGCCGTGGGAGTGATAGCTGGCTTGATTCCATGCCCGCTGACGCTTTTCGTGATGACCTTCGCGATATCCAGAGGCGTTCCGGTCGCTGGCATCCTATCTGCAATCACCATGATGGTCGGGGTGGCGCTGACGCTATCTTGCGTCGCGGTTCTGTCGATCCTGTTTCGAGAACGTCTGGTACATCTTTTTGCTAGCCAGCCGCGCCTGTTCGAGACCATCTCCCGAACCATCGAGGGGGCCGCCGGACTTGCGCTCGCCGGCGTTGCTTTCTGGCAGATCACGTCGAACTGAGGCTCGTGGCAAATTTACATACCCCCGCCGCAGCCGTCGGAGAGGTTCCAAACATCCACGATCTGCTTGCCGGTAAAACCCTGTTCACGGATCAGGTATTTCGCCAGCCCGCCATACACTTTCCAGCGCCAGCATTGGCAGCAGCACGGGCCTTTCTCGTTGGAATTGGCCATCGCGTAGTCGTAGGCCTTCTGCTCGTCGCCGGCGAGTTGCATGTCATAATAGGCCGTTGCCTGCTGCGCGGTCGCCGCCGGAATGTCGTAAGGATCCTGCGGGATCATCGTGATGTCGCGGTACTTGGCCAAGCCATTCATCTGTTCGGCGTAGCGCTTCATTTCCATCGGACTGCAACACGAGCCCTTGATCCGCGAGATGCTCGGCATGGTCGCGATCGACTCCGTGAACTTGGCCGAGCAGGTGCTGTTGCCATTTTGGCTGAGATCCTGGAAACGGCTCGCCAGGCCGGGGTCCTCCGCGGCGAATGCCGAATTCGAACCTTTGAGGAAGCCGACAACCGTAGCGGCGCTAAAAACGCCGCCCACAACAACCATTCGTCTGTCTGGGCACATTGTCCGTATCATGGCGAATTCCTTTCCCGGCCTTCAGCCGATGCGCGTGAAAATGGGAAACTGCTCGAGCAGCCAGAACGAGAATGTCGACATCTGTCCCGTGATCATGGCGAGCGCCATGGCCACCACGATTGCGCCGGCCGCCGGTTGCAGCAACCGGCCCACCCGGCGCATCGCCTTCAGTCGCCGAGCCAGGCCGTCGGTGAACAGCGCGGCGAGCAGGAATGGAACGCCAAGGCCGAGCGAATAGATCGCAAGCGACGCGACGCCATCTGCGACCGTAGCGGAGGCCGCACCCACGGTCAGGATCGAGCCGAGGATCGGACCGATGCAAGGCGTCCAGCCGAAGGCGAAGGCAAGGCCGAGGGCGTAAGCGGACATCACGCGTCCGCCTGGCACGGCCGCATGAAACCGCGCCTCGCGCATCATCCAGCCGGGGCGGATGAGCAAAAAGAGGCCGAAGAGGATAACCATGGCGCCGCCGACAAGATTGAGCTCGACGTGGTAGCTGAGCAGCAATCGGCCGAGCGCCGTTGCGATGGCGCCCAGCACGATGAAGACGGTCGAGAATCCGAGCACGAAGAAGAGGCCGAGGCGGGCCGTCGACAAACGGGCTGCCCGATTGGCCGGCCTGTCCGTCGGCGTCCTGCCGGCGACATAGGACACGTACCCCGGCCGGCACCAGCGGCAGCACGCAGGGCGAAAGAAACGAGACGATGCCTGCCGCAAACGCGGTCAGCACGCCGATGTTGGAGAGTACGGGCATCGATCAGTTGTCCGCGCTTGCCGGCTTCATTTCTGCAGCGTCCTCGCCTGTTCGATCAGTTTCTTAATCGTCTCGAGATCGGTGGCGCCGGGAAATATCTGGTCGCCGACGACGAAGCCCGGCGTTCCGGTGATTTTCAGCGCCTGAGCCAGATCCATGTTTCGGTCGATCAACGCCTGGATATCCGGTTGCTGCATGTCGGTCTTCAGGCGCGGCACGTCGAGGCCGGCCTCGGCCGCGACCCTGAGCACCACCGCCTCGGTCACCCTTGTCCTGGCGCCGAACAACGCCTTATGGAACGCCGCATATTTGCCTTGCCGTTCGGCGGCGAGCGCCGCCTTGGCCGCGAACACGGAATCCGGGCCTAGGATGGGAAATTCCTTGTAGACGATCTTGAGCTGCGGATCGTCGGCCACGGCTTGCGCCATGATCGGAGCCACCTGGCGGCAATAGGGGCAGTTGTAGTCGAAGAACTCGACCAGGGTGACGTTGCCCTGCGCGTTGCCGCCGACGGGGCTTTGCTTGTCGCGGAAGATGTCGTCGGCGCGCGACGCCAGCACCGCCTTTGCCTCGGCCGCCTCGGCGTCGCGTTGACGCCCCTCCAGACTTTGCAGAGCCTGCATGACGACTTCCGGATGGGCGAGGATATAGTCGTGCACCCGCTGGTCGAACTGGTCCTGGGACATTTCGCCGGCCGCGATCGCCGATCGCTGCGCGCCTTGAAAGCCGATCAGGAGCCATCCTGTCACACCGGCAAGCAGAAGGGTGCGGATAAACCAGCCACAGTGTCGGTTTGCCTGTTTCGCCCTGGTAATCATGTGTTCTCTCCTTGTGGTGTTGGCATGCCGGTGGTGCGTCAAAAGAGGCTTTTCAGTTTTGCCAGCCAGCCTTCTTCCGGTTCATCGTGCGGATGCTCGATGTTGTTGGTGAGGGCGTTGACCAAGGTGACGAGATTGACCGGCGCAAAATTCAGGCCGTGGAAATTCGCCCGCCAGCGGCCCTCCTTGTCGATCACATGGGTGACGGTGCCGTGCATCTGATAGCCGTCATCGGTCAGGGTGAACTTGTGGCCGAAGGCTTCCGCCAGTCGGCGGGTCGTGTCCTCCGGCTGACTCTGGGTCGTCGTCAAAAACAGCCAGTTGACGGGGTCGAGCCCGTGCGCCAGCGCATATTTGCGCAGCACGTCCGGCGTGTCCCTCGCAGGATCCGTGGTGATGGTCACGAAGGTGACCTGATCCTTCATCGGCGTCCCGTTCACCATCGCCTGGACCTCGGCGATCTTCTCGGCGTGCAGGGGACACACATCGGGGCACGATGTGTAGATGAAGTGGAGGACGACGACCTTGCCGCTGAGGTCGGCCAGCCGCACGACGCGGCCGTCGGTGGTGCGCAGCGTGAAATCGGGTGCCGGTTTGTCAATCGGCTGGAAATACTTTTCGTCCCCCTGGAGCATAGCGTCGACTTCATCCAGCGAGTGCGCTTGCGGGCCGTGGACAAAGCCGGCAATCAGCGCCGTCAGCACGATCAAACTGCGCAGCAAGCGCGCGCTTAAAGCCCGAGAATGAGACTGCGGCTCGTGTTGGACCCGGACAAGCATCAACCACTGCCTTTCATGGTGCCGTCGAAATCCGCTTTCTGGACACCGTTTTCGGTGGGGCAGGCTTGGCCCGTCATCCGGCTCATACACAGGCCAAGCGCGCACATGGCAACGCAGGGCAGGACGCTGATGAGCAGCGGCGCGATGCCCGCGACGGCCAGCCAGGTCCAGTTGAAGGCGAGGCCGGCGACGGCAATGACCGCGCCGGCAGCGATCAGCCCGCGGCGACCACTGAGATAATGGCGGACGGCAGAGCGGGCACCGCGACCGGGCGAGGCCTGCCTGGTTTGAATGAGTTCTGTCGTGGTCATCTCTGTTCCTTTCTCAGTTGGCGGCGAAATGGCTGCGGATGAACGCGACCATTTCGGGCGCATCCCATTCGGCGGGGCCGATCAGCTGGCCGATTTCCTTCCCCTCGCGGTCGATCAGCAATGTCATGGGAAGCCGAGAGCGCCGAGCACGAACATCGCCTTGCCCGATGTGTCGATGTTGAGGGCGAGATGCTCGATGCCGATCTCGGCGAAGAACTTTTTCACCTTGTCCGGGCCGCCGCGGTCCATCGACAGCGCGACGACCTCGAAGTCCGGCCCGCCGAGTTTGGCCTGCAGCCGGTCGAGCGTCGGCATTTCCTCGCGACAAGGGAGGCACCATGTCGCCCAGATGTTGAGAAGGATAACCTTGCCGGAAAAATCGGCGAGTGTTCTCGGCCGGCCGGCGTCGTCCTCGAAATGGATTTCCGGCACCGCGACGCGTGGCTCTTGAACGGCAAAATTCTGCGGCGGCTCCGTGGCCGATGCAGGCCACGAAACCGCCAGCAACATGGCAACCAGGACCAGTTTTCTCGTCATCACGACTGATCCTCACTCCGTTGCGTAGACGGTCGGCGCCTTGCCGTCCTTGGTGAATGCGTAGACGATGAAAGGACCAGACTTCTCGCCGCCCATGCCGGGCGCACCGGTTGGCATACCGGCCAGCGTGATGCCGGTGACGGCGGGCCGTTCAGTCAGCAGTTTCTTGACGATATCGACCGGCACCAAGCCATCGACGACATAGCCGTCGACCATCAGCGTGTGGCAGCCTTCGAGGTCGGCCGGCACGCCCGCATCGCCGCTGATCTGCGAGAGATTGTTGACCGGCTTGATGTCGACCTTGAAGCCGTTGTGCTCCAGATACTTGGCATAGGATTCGCAGCAATTGCATTGCGGGTTCTTGTACATCACCGCGTTGATGGTCGCCGCGACAGCGGGCAGCGGCGTTGCGATCAGTACAGCAAGGGCGGCGAGACGATAGGTCAGTTTCATTGCGGTTCTCCTTTGGTTGAATGAAAAGGTTCAGGTCACTCGGAAGATGGTCATAAGGCCGGCCATCTGGTGGTCGGCGACATGGCAGTGCAGCATCCAGTCACCGGGATTGTCGGCGACGAAGGCGCATTCGATCGCGTCCCTGGGGGCGAGCAGCACCGTGTCCTGCCATTGCCGGTGCGGCACCGGCGAACCGTTGCGCGACAGCACCAGCATGCTGAACCCATGGACATGCATCGGGTGCCACCACGCGGTTTCGTTGCGCATTGTGAGATGACAGGTAGCGCCGCGTTTCAGCGTGAACTGCGGCATCATCCCGGCGTGGCCGTCACCGGTCATCGACATGCCGTTGATCGCCCATGCCGCACCTCCGCCCATGCCGGGCGTCGCCATGCCCATCATGCCGCCGACACCGGCGAGCTTGCCGCCGCCCATCATGCCGCCTTGCAGCACGATCTCCTTGCGTTCTGCGGTGGCGAGGTCGGGTTCAGGCAAGGGATTGCGCGGCAGAGCGACAGGCGCGTCGAGCGGATGAGTCCGCAGCGGCGGTGTGGAGTCGTAGGCCAGCGTGGTGAGCGTGTAGGCGAGACCGTCATAAAAATCGTCGGTCACTGCATAACGCTTGCCCGGATCGCCCTGCATGTCGACTACGACATCGATCCTCATGGCAGGCGCCAGCACGAAGCGGCCGCCCTCCGGCTCGTGCGGGTCGCATGGCTGGCCGTCGATGGCGACAACGACCGGACGGTGGCCCTCGAAGCGCAGCGCCATCATGCGGGCGAGGCAGGCATTGGCGAGCCGCAGCCTGATGCGCTCGCCAGCCTTCACGCTCACGTCGGCTGGCACCGTGCCGTTGAGGGTGACGACGTTGCCGACGCGGCCGGACATCGCCGCATCCATCGCGCTGCCGAAGCCGGCGGCGATCTGGCCGTCGGACGCGAGCCGCCAGTCCTGCAGCATCCAGACAAGCTCGCGGTCGACGGCAACGGGCTCGGTCTCCTCGACGATCAGCGCGCCGGCAAGCCCGCGGCCGAGCTGCACGAGACTGTCAGCATGAGGGTGATACCAGAAGGTGCCGGCATCGGGCGGTGTGAACTCATACACGAACCTTTGCCCCGGCTTGATCGGCTTCTGGGTCAGTCCCGGTACGCCATCCATGGCGTTTGGCAGCCGGATGCCGTGCCAATGGACGGTGGTGTCCTCATCCAATCCGTTCTCGACCATGATGCGAACCGGCTCACCTTGCCGCAGACGCAGCATCGGGCCGGCGATGGTGCCGTCATAGGCCCACACCGGCGTAGGCGGAACATCTGGACCGCTGAGCCGGGCTTGGCTCGGCGCGGCCTTGATCCGCCGTTCGGCCACGGTGGATGCCCGCACCGGGCGCACCGATGCGGACACGGCAACGCCTGCCGCCGCAATGAGAAACCTGCGGCGCGAAACAGCAAAACTGAAATCGGTATTCACGCTTGGACCCTTTTCCGAGCCACGAGACCGATGCCGTAGTCAGCCGGTTGTCGTCATGGCGATGTGCGAATTGATCTCGGCACGCCGAACGCGCGCGGAGACGATCAGACGCGCAAGCCTCCCGCCCGGGGCAGGAGACACGGCGTCAGATCAGGTCGCTGGGCCTTGGAGGGGTTGGGTCGG is part of the Mesorhizobium loti genome and encodes:
- a CDS encoding phosphatase PAP2 family protein; translation: MAIKSPSSPSRFLHGFQSDAMWMIASLLVAGGLILGFGLLAEEVSEGDTSGFDQAVLMAFRTAGDATNPIGPPWLEEMGRDVTSLGSFVFLGFVSVAAVGYLLIAGKRRYAVLVAAAVAGGEAISTLLKIAFDRQRPDIAHSARVFTASFPSGHAMLSAVTFLTLGALLAKANPDPRVKGYFVSLAVFLTVMVGLSRLYLGVHYPSDVLAGWCVGSAWAILCWSGVQWIEQRRGR
- a CDS encoding redoxin domain-containing protein, with translation MLVRVQHEPQSHSRALSARLLRSLIVLTALIAGFVHGPQAHSLDEVDAMLQGDEKYFQPIDKPAPDFTLRTTDGRVVRLADLSGKVVVLHFIYTSCPDVCPLHAEKIAEVQAMVNGTPMKDQVTFVTITTDPARDTPDVLRKYALAHGLDPVNWLFLTTTQSQPEDTTRRLAEAFGHKFTLTDDGYQMHGTVTHVIDKEGRWRANFHGLNFAPVNLVTLVNALTNNIEHPHDEPEEGWLAKLKSLF
- a CDS encoding ABC transporter permease — translated: MFQTLVKFQRTIYLTLGGQIKLLSAGGDWLAFMAFLPMGVLFGAAHALTPGHSKAVLATYLAGSEARILRGLLVSLTLSFTHVTIAVLIAVLLLPLVSIALGSVGRAPLLEDVSRGLLGLIGAWMIWRALSLGHHHRHEGEAVGVIAGLIPCPLTLFVMTFAISRGVPVAGILSAITMMVGVALTLSCVAVLSILFRERLVHLFASQPRLFETISRTIEGAAGLALAGVAFWQITSN
- a CDS encoding multicopper oxidase family protein yields the protein MNTDFSFAVSRRRFLIAAAGVAVSASVRPVRASTVAERRIKAAPSQARLSGPDVPPTPVWAYDGTIAGPMLRLRQGEPVRIMVENGLDEDTTVHWHGIRLPNAMDGVPGLTQKPIKPGQRFVYEFTPPDAGTFWYHPHADSLVQLGRGLAGALIVEETEPVAVDRELVWMLQDWRLASDGQIAAGFGSAMDAAMSGRVGNVVTLNGTVPADVSVKAGERIRLRLANACLARMMALRFEGHRPVVVAIDGQPCDPHEPEGGRFVLAPAMRIDVVVDMQGDPGKRYAVTDDFYDGLAYTLTTLAYDSTPPLRTHPLDAPVALPRNPLPEPDLATAERKEIVLQGGMMGGGKLAGVGGMMGMATPGMGGGAAWAINGMSMTGDGHAGMMPQFTLKRGATCHLTMRNETAWWHPMHVHGFSMLVLSRNGSPVPHRQWQDTVLLAPRDAIECAFVADNPGDWMLHCHVADHQMAGLMTIFRVT
- a CDS encoding cation transporter, with protein sequence MPVSSLGARILDWFGFGSHDHPAHGHDHGSGPHGHTHGVIDATIATTDRGIWAIKWSFVILAITAALQMVVVVLSGSVALLADTIHNIGDATTAIPLWIAFMLARRKPTKTFTYGLGRVEDLAGIIIVLIILFSAIVAGYQAIERLINPQVVTHLGWLTAAGIVGFLGNEVVAVFRIRVGREINSAALIADGYHARTDGLTSLAVVAGAVGVWLGFPLADPIVGLLITIAIFGIVWQSARSVLTRMLDGIEPGVMDEIQHAAAHVPGAHIIDAKARWIGHKLHADIAIAANETMPLSEANKISVALEDELFGHMPALAAANIRFSTEHEEHDHPHPP
- a CDS encoding DsbA family protein produces the protein MITRAKQANRHCGWFIRTLLLAGVTGWLLIGFQGAQRSAIAAGEMSQDQFDQRVHDYILAHPEVVMQALQSLEGRQRDAEAAEAKAVLASRADDIFRDKQSPVGGNAQGNVTLVEFFDYNCPYCRQVAPIMAQAVADDPQLKIVYKEFPILGPDSVFAAKAALAAERQGKYAAFHKALFGARTRVTEAVVLRVAAEAGLDVPRLKTDMQQPDIQALIDRNMDLAQALKITGTPGFVVGDQIFPGATDLETIKKLIEQARTLQK
- a CDS encoding CopG family transcriptional regulator, whose product is MKLTYRLAALAVLIATPLPAVAATINAVMYKNPQCNCCESYAKYLEHNGFKVDIKPVNNLSQISGDAGVPADLEGCHTLMVDGYVVDGLVPVDIVKKLLTERPAVTGITLAGMPTGAPGMGGEKSGPFIVYAFTKDGKAPTVYATE
- a CDS encoding metal-sensing transcriptional repressor — translated: MSQGIHHSHPAIVKRLKRAQGHLAAVLSMFEAHRPCVDLAHQLHAVESAISSAKRELIHDHIEHCLTETAESGGNSLAELKQLAKYL
- a CDS encoding DUF2127 domain-containing protein, whose translation is MKAVDERRIHQIFEVSIWLKGAHALIECVGGILLYVVTTDAIASWVNTFTQEELIEDPNDFIAGYLSQMASHFSIASKEFYAFYLLSHGLIKLLLVVGLLRGKLWSYPASLAALGAFMVYQVYRYSYTHSFGLLVLTVFDALVMVLIWDEWKFVRQQKPT
- a CDS encoding phosphatase PAP2 family protein, with product MDAALTHWINAAAGISPFLDKAMIAASQIGVPLMVLGVALQWWVKADRYHVRHAALSAGLAFLLGLAINQFILLFAHRIRPYDAGVTHLFISPSADWSFPSDHATATVAIVAAFAMQGLPRRTIVLSIMAFLICWSRIYIGTHYLTDVIGGAVTGVLGAVVVRLSYRENSRLDNLVTRIL